The Flavobacterium johnsoniae UW101 genomic interval GTATAAGAAATACCGACTTTCATTAATACTTGTTCTTTGGTTTTATCAAAATGAATCAAATAATTTCCTGTAGCATCGTCTCTTTCAACAGAAGAAATCGGCTCACTTGTTTTAACTTTAAAAAATACGGTTAATGGTTTTGGACGTCTGAAATTAGTACTTAAAACTAAAGATCCTGAAAGTTCATAATCGTTGTTTTTTTCTAATTTACCGTTGGTGTTTTCGCAAGGCCCTAAAATGGTATTCAGATTAAAGAGAACGGCTTTTTGTCCTTTAACTGGAAATGTATATTTATGAAAACCAACTCTTTTGGTACTCGTTAATTCTGCTGTAATCTGATATCGATCTAGTTTTAGTGAATGATATCCTGGAGTTATTACTTCAGCTTTATGACTGAATTTCGAATAAAAATCTTTAAAAATTGCCGCTTTATTTTCTTTCGAAATTGTTACGGGCATTACTGATACACCCGACATCTGCCATTCGTGTACGTGGCTGAAACCTTTGACAGTATCTGTCGTATATTTATAACCGCCTCCCCAATCTCCTTTAATTTCTGTATCGGGATTTAAATTTACCATACCAAAAGGACGGCTTGCTGATGAAAAGTAAAACCATCTTGAATTTTCGGTGTCCAGCAGCGGATAAACCATATCTGAAATTTGTTTCTTTTGCAGAGAAAGTTTTTTCTGGGCGCTGCATGACACTAAAAAAATAAGTGTTAGACTTATTGCAATATGTCCTATTTTATAGATTTTTTTTAATTCCATTTAATTCTTGTATTGATGGGGCAATAGTGATTTTGAGCAGGATTGTTTGTTTTGATTTTTTTTAAATCGAAAATCTAAGGCAAAGGATTTCCTGTGAGAATTACAATAAATTCTCAAAACAGTACCTTAAAGAATGTTACAAAGCTTAATCTTTCAATGATTTTTCCGAAACGACATTCAACTAAGCTTTGTGTTCATTCAAACAAACAAAAACTGAACTGATTTTCATGAGCAACTACGAAATCAGTTTACCTTAGTAAAAAAGGAGAAGAGTTTTGCTCTCCTCTCCTTTTAAAATTAAAATGCTGACAAGGCGCGTACTAAACTAAATTGTTATCTTAATATCCGTCGTTCTGAGTTAGAGCCGGATTTAAAACCATTGCATTTGTTGGAATTGGGAAAACACGACGGTAAACATCTGTATTTGTTTTGTATCCCCATGCTCCTTCATATTTTCCAAAACGGATCATATCATTTCTATGCCAAGCTTCCTGAGCAAATTCTCGGCTTCTTTCCTGATAAAGCTGTTCTAAAGTTACACCGCTCAACGCTGCAGATGTAGTTCTGTTAGAACGAACCATATTTACCAGCGCATCTGAACTTTGTCCCAGAGTTACTGCTCCGCCGCGTAAGATGGCTTCTGCTTTCATTAAAAGTATATCTGAATAACGTAAAAACGGTACATCATTATTTTGATTACGGCTTGTTGATGTATTGTCCGGATAGAATTTTATATTTCTATATCCCATATTCCAGGCAATTTCGTCATTTCCTAAATCAAACAGCGTAGCACTCTGGCGCGGTATAATATTTGGCGTCAAATTAACCTGATACGTATAAGCTGCGCTTCCGTCTGATCCTGTGTAAAACTGATCGTATCCTTTTTTAGTTGTTGTAACCATTACTGGCGTTACACCATCATTCATGTATTGTAAACCTGTAAGCCATTGTTTATTACGAATGTCATTCGCATCATTAAAATAAGCATAAAATTCTGGCAGGGTGCTTCTAGGTGCACTAGGCGTAAAAGGCAGACCAAATTTTGCTCTTTCAGAACGAGGCACATCATAACGTGCATGATACATTTGTCCGTTGAAACCTACTGTAACGGCTGCAGGATCGTAAGGAATCGCAAAAATGAACTCTTTCATATGTGGTCCGTTGTTAGGGTAAAACATCTGAAGGTAAGTCGCTCTTGGCTCAATTGAATATAATCCTGAATTAATTACCTGGTCACAGGCTGCAATACAATCGTTGTTACGTTCTGTTCCTGTATATACTGCTGCATTCAAATAT includes:
- a CDS encoding RagB/SusD family nutrient uptake outer membrane protein, coding for MKNILKYLGLPVLAAGLLWSCEDLDVPITTQLTPEVFPQNSTQYIQTTGPVYAAFRGEFSFAWWWSQSLSTDEAILPARGGNWFDNRNYIAMHFHDWNADNGIVGSLWDWTSKVIGLSNQSISILNQSMPEGSDKATLISELKTMRAISYFMMMDSYGDVPLDTVYGDFTAHAKTPRKEVFNFIEKELKKAIPNLNAASGVTTYGRPNKQTANAMLAKLYLNAAVYTGTERNNDCIAACDQVINSGLYSIEPRATYLQMFYPNNGPHMKEFIFAIPYDPAAVTVGFNGQMYHARYDVPRSERAKFGLPFTPSAPRSTLPEFYAYFNDANDIRNKQWLTGLQYMNDGVTPVMVTTTKKGYDQFYTGSDGSAAYTYQVNLTPNIIPRQSATLFDLGNDEIAWNMGYRNIKFYPDNTSTSRNQNNDVPFLRYSDILLMKAEAILRGGAVTLGQSSDALVNMVRSNRTTSAALSGVTLEQLYQERSREFAQEAWHRNDMIRFGKYEGAWGYKTNTDVYRRVFPIPTNAMVLNPALTQNDGY